A genomic window from Acidimicrobiales bacterium includes:
- the hisS gene encoding histidine--tRNA ligase, with protein MPQQRQAFQAPAGTRDVLAPDSSRWEALVVAFARLVERAGYGLVLSPMFEEVGVFVRGMGEGTDVVGKEMYEFRDKGDRHLALRPEGTASIVRAFVQLRPPVVWKAWYVTPAFRYERPQAGRYRQHHQLGVEALGTEDPDLDVEVVTLASRFFTGLGLTRIDLKLNSMGDAACRPAYIDSLRTFLEAHRAELCDEHGERYAANPLRVLDCKDEACVRVTANAPRLLDSLCEPCARHFARVLEGLESLGVSYSIDHRLVRGFDYYTRTTFEFSALALEAAQNGVGGGGRYDGLVEALGGPPTPGIGFGIGIERLLQACDAEGAFPTPATSLDAFVVDLTGGGAARDLTDELRTAGVRVDRAFDRRSARAQLKAADRSGAEVALIVGPDEAAAGTVTVHWLRSDRDEEKVPRHEVAKAVQTALERARS; from the coding sequence GTGCCCCAGCAGCGTCAAGCCTTCCAGGCACCCGCCGGGACCCGCGATGTCCTGGCTCCCGACTCCTCACGATGGGAGGCCCTCGTCGTGGCCTTCGCCCGTCTTGTAGAGCGAGCGGGCTACGGGCTGGTGCTGAGTCCCATGTTCGAGGAGGTGGGGGTCTTCGTGCGCGGGATGGGAGAGGGCACCGACGTGGTGGGCAAGGAAATGTACGAATTTCGGGACAAGGGCGACCGTCACCTCGCTCTTCGACCCGAGGGGACCGCCTCCATCGTGCGGGCGTTCGTCCAGCTCCGGCCGCCCGTGGTGTGGAAGGCGTGGTACGTCACGCCGGCGTTTCGCTACGAGCGTCCCCAGGCGGGGAGGTACCGCCAGCACCACCAGCTCGGGGTGGAAGCGCTTGGCACCGAGGATCCCGATCTCGACGTCGAGGTCGTGACCCTGGCGTCCCGATTCTTCACCGGCCTGGGCCTGACCCGTATCGACCTGAAGCTCAACTCGATGGGTGACGCGGCCTGTCGGCCCGCGTATATCGATTCGCTCCGCACCTTCCTGGAGGCGCACCGGGCCGAGCTGTGCGACGAGCACGGCGAGCGCTACGCCGCCAACCCGCTGCGGGTGCTGGACTGCAAGGACGAGGCGTGCGTGCGGGTCACGGCGAACGCGCCCCGGCTGCTCGACTCTCTGTGCGAGCCGTGCGCGAGACATTTCGCCCGGGTCCTCGAAGGGTTGGAGTCCCTCGGCGTCAGCTACTCGATCGACCACCGCTTGGTGCGCGGCTTCGACTACTACACCCGCACGACCTTCGAGTTCTCGGCCCTGGCGCTCGAGGCGGCGCAGAACGGCGTCGGTGGTGGTGGCCGCTACGACGGCCTGGTCGAGGCGCTCGGAGGACCGCCGACGCCTGGCATCGGCTTCGGGATCGGAATCGAGCGCCTGCTCCAGGCCTGCGATGCCGAGGGCGCCTTCCCGACGCCGGCGACCTCGCTCGACGCCTTCGTGGTCGACCTCACTGGTGGTGGCGCGGCGCGCGACCTCACCGACGAGCTGCGAACGGCCGGCGTTCGTGTCGACCGGGCTTTTGATCGACGCTCGGCCCGAGCCCAGCTCAAGGCGGCCGATCGCTCGGGGGCCGAGGTAGCGCTCATCGTCGGTCCCGACGAGGCGGCGGCCGGCACGGTGACCGTGCACTGGTTGCGTTCGGATCGTGACGAGGAGAAGGTGCCCCGCCACGAGGTCGCCAAGGCGGTGCAGACTGCGCTCGAGCGGGCCCGATCGTGA
- the tgt gene encoding tRNA guanosine(34) transglycosylase Tgt, whose amino-acid sequence MTLRFTVAARDGAARTGSVETPRGRFTTPCFMPVGTRGSVKGLSSADLEMLGVEVTLANTYHLMLRPGADVVAAMGGIHRFAAWDGQVLTDSGGYQVFSLAARVDDDGVTFRSTYDGSTHRLTPEDAVAVQGLLGADIQMALDVCPPLPSSPTVLRQAVERTVAWGRRASQAHRRGGREGQALFGIVQGGIDEALRAESARRTVELDLAGYGIGGLSVGESRSEMLAALAPTVAELPADRPRYLMGVGDPVGLVEAVAVGVDMFDCVLPTRLARHGTAMTTEGPLRLRNAAFARDGDPIDPACPCAVCGRWSRAYLRHLLVIGEASARRLLTMHNLAWILALVARMRAAIGDGTLTGLRAELAGQWRPLPSTSA is encoded by the coding sequence GTGACCCTGCGGTTCACGGTCGCAGCCAGAGACGGGGCCGCCCGCACGGGATCGGTCGAGACCCCGCGCGGCCGCTTCACGACCCCCTGCTTCATGCCCGTCGGGACCCGAGGCAGCGTGAAGGGGCTCTCCAGCGCCGACCTCGAGATGCTCGGCGTGGAGGTCACCCTGGCCAACACCTACCACCTGATGCTGCGCCCGGGCGCCGACGTGGTGGCTGCGATGGGCGGCATCCACCGCTTCGCGGCCTGGGACGGCCAGGTGCTCACCGACTCGGGTGGGTACCAGGTCTTCTCCCTGGCGGCGAGGGTGGACGACGACGGGGTGACGTTCCGTTCCACCTACGACGGCTCGACTCACCGCCTGACGCCCGAGGACGCCGTGGCCGTGCAGGGCCTCCTGGGTGCCGACATCCAGATGGCCCTCGACGTGTGCCCACCGCTGCCCTCCTCCCCAACGGTGCTGCGCCAGGCCGTCGAACGGACGGTGGCGTGGGGTCGGCGGGCCAGCCAGGCCCATCGCCGGGGAGGGCGGGAGGGCCAGGCCCTCTTCGGCATCGTGCAGGGAGGGATCGACGAGGCGCTGCGGGCCGAGAGCGCACGGCGGACCGTGGAGCTCGACCTCGCCGGGTACGGCATCGGGGGCCTCTCGGTCGGCGAGAGCAGGAGCGAGATGCTCGCCGCCCTGGCCCCGACCGTGGCCGAGCTGCCCGCAGACCGGCCCCGTTACCTGATGGGCGTCGGGGACCCCGTCGGGCTCGTCGAGGCGGTCGCCGTCGGTGTCGACATGTTCGACTGCGTGCTGCCGACCCGATTGGCCCGGCATGGCACGGCGATGACCACCGAAGGTCCCCTCCGGTTGCGCAACGCGGCATTTGCCCGGGACGGGGACCCCATCGATCCGGCCTGCCCCTGCGCCGTCTGCGGACGCTGGTCGCGGGCCTACCTGCGCCACCTGTTGGTCATCGGCGAGGCGTCCGCCCGGCGACTGCTGACGATGCACAACCTGGCCTGGATCCTCGCCCTCGTGGCTCGCATGCGGGCGGCCATCGGAGACGGGACCCTGACGGGGCTGCGGGCCGAGCTCGCCGGCCAATGGAGGCCTCTGCCCAGCACGTCAGCCTGA
- a CDS encoding bifunctional (p)ppGpp synthetase/guanosine-3',5'-bis(diphosphate) 3'-pyrophosphohydrolase, whose amino-acid sequence MRMVGVDRALLPWHRQTSAPTPAVTPLVKAFRARHPKASPSLIVRAYGVAERAHVDQVRNSGEPYINHPLAVATVVADLGLDDVTIAAALLHDAVEDTGLSLDSVSEDFGPVVAAIVDGVTKLDRLRFDSREAQQAATMRKMLVAMAKDWRVLIIKLGDRLHNMRTIASMPAWKQRRTAQETLDIYAPLAHRLGIQEIRWQLEDLAFATLHPKRYAEIEQMVATRSPERDIYLAQVLESVRERLQEVAIKTEVTGRPKHLWSIYEKMVVKGKEFDDIYDLVGIRVLVDSEKDCWAALGAIHAIWSPVPGRFKDYINTPKFNLYQSLHTTVVGAMGKPLEVQIRTREMHNRAEYGIAAHWGYKERSSPAEIAWLQRIVDWQRDTPDPTEFLETLKLDLDQDEVYVFTPKGKVLTLPTAATPIDFAYAIHTEVGHRCIGARVNGRLIPLDSALHSGDTVEIFTSKVPTAGPSRDWLKLVVTPRARNKIRQWFSRERREDAIETGKDDLVKALRREGLPVQKLAASASISTLAESMNYADLDALHAAIGEGHVSAISVAQRLSRQLRGGGHDEQLPTTARPPRRPSRRQSTGVYVEGLDDVMIRLSRCCTPVPGDVILGFITRGRGVSVHRGDCANAMSLSSQTGERLIEVEWDRDATGVFVASIEVKALDRARLLADVAKVLAEHHINILASSSHTAADRVSRMRFEFELADPSHLDSVIGTIKRLDSVYDAYRILPGKGA is encoded by the coding sequence ATGCGCATGGTGGGCGTCGATCGGGCCCTGTTGCCCTGGCATCGGCAGACGTCCGCGCCCACGCCGGCGGTGACACCCTTGGTCAAGGCCTTCCGGGCCCGGCATCCCAAGGCCTCGCCCTCGCTCATCGTGCGGGCCTACGGGGTCGCGGAGCGGGCCCACGTCGACCAGGTTCGCAACTCCGGCGAGCCCTACATCAACCACCCGCTCGCCGTGGCGACCGTCGTCGCCGACCTGGGCCTGGACGACGTCACCATCGCCGCGGCCCTCCTCCATGACGCCGTGGAGGACACGGGGTTGTCGCTCGACTCGGTGTCGGAGGACTTTGGCCCCGTGGTGGCGGCCATCGTCGACGGTGTCACCAAGCTCGACCGGCTGCGGTTCGACTCGAGGGAGGCGCAGCAGGCCGCCACCATGCGCAAGATGCTGGTGGCGATGGCCAAGGACTGGCGGGTCCTGATCATCAAGCTGGGCGACCGCCTGCACAACATGCGGACCATCGCCAGCATGCCGGCGTGGAAGCAGCGCCGGACGGCCCAGGAGACGCTCGACATCTATGCGCCGCTGGCGCACCGCCTCGGCATCCAGGAGATCCGGTGGCAGCTAGAGGACCTGGCCTTCGCCACACTTCACCCCAAGCGCTACGCCGAGATCGAGCAGATGGTCGCCACCCGGTCGCCGGAGCGGGACATCTACCTGGCCCAGGTGCTGGAGTCGGTCCGGGAGCGCCTCCAGGAGGTGGCCATCAAGACCGAGGTCACGGGTCGACCCAAGCACCTCTGGAGCATCTACGAGAAGATGGTCGTCAAGGGCAAGGAGTTCGACGACATCTACGACCTCGTGGGCATCCGGGTCCTCGTCGACTCCGAGAAGGACTGCTGGGCGGCGCTGGGTGCCATCCACGCCATCTGGAGCCCGGTGCCGGGGCGGTTCAAGGACTACATCAACACGCCGAAGTTCAACCTCTACCAGTCGCTGCACACCACGGTCGTGGGAGCGATGGGCAAGCCCCTCGAGGTCCAGATCCGCACCCGGGAGATGCACAACCGAGCCGAGTACGGCATCGCCGCCCACTGGGGCTACAAGGAACGCTCGTCGCCCGCTGAGATCGCCTGGCTCCAGCGCATCGTCGATTGGCAGCGGGACACCCCGGATCCCACCGAGTTCCTCGAGACGCTCAAGCTCGACCTGGACCAGGACGAGGTCTACGTCTTCACCCCGAAGGGCAAGGTCCTCACGCTGCCCACGGCGGCCACACCAATCGACTTCGCCTACGCCATCCACACCGAGGTCGGGCACCGCTGCATCGGGGCCCGGGTCAACGGGCGGCTGATCCCGCTGGACTCCGCCCTCCACTCGGGCGACACGGTCGAGATCTTCACCTCGAAGGTGCCCACCGCGGGACCGTCTCGCGACTGGCTCAAGCTCGTCGTGACGCCCCGCGCCCGCAACAAGATCCGCCAGTGGTTCAGCCGTGAGCGGCGGGAGGACGCCATCGAGACGGGCAAGGACGACCTCGTCAAGGCGCTCCGGCGGGAGGGCCTGCCGGTGCAGAAGCTCGCCGCCTCGGCCTCGATCAGCACCTTGGCGGAGTCGATGAACTACGCCGACCTGGACGCGCTGCACGCGGCTATCGGCGAGGGCCACGTATCGGCCATCTCGGTTGCCCAGCGCCTGTCCCGCCAGCTTCGGGGCGGGGGCCACGACGAGCAGCTGCCGACGACGGCGCGCCCGCCGCGGCGTCCGAGCCGGCGGCAGTCGACCGGGGTGTACGTCGAGGGCCTGGACGACGTGATGATCCGTCTGTCTCGGTGCTGCACGCCGGTCCCGGGCGACGTGATCCTCGGCTTCATCACCCGGGGCCGTGGGGTCTCGGTCCATCGTGGCGACTGCGCCAACGCCATGTCGCTGTCGTCGCAGACCGGCGAGCGGCTCATCGAGGTGGAGTGGGACCGCGACGCGACGGGGGTCTTCGTGGCGTCGATCGAGGTGAAGGCGCTGGACCGGGCCCGCCTGCTCGCCGACGTGGCCAAGGTCCTGGCCGAGCACCACATCAACATCCTCGCCAGCTCCAGCCACACGGCGGCCGACCGGGTGAGCCGGATGCGCTTCGAGTTCGAGCTGGCCGACCCGAGCCACCTCGACTCGGTGATCGGGACCATCAAGCGCCTCGACAGCGTCTATGACGCCTACCGCATACTCCCAGGCAAGGGCGCCTGA
- the secF gene encoding protein translocase subunit SecF codes for MSEGRGGLRGLWSRLYRGETAFDFVGKRWRWFLLSAVVIIVGSVSLGVKGLNFGIEFKGGTSWQVVAPNVSVSQARSAVGSVGVPDPTITVLGGKTLDVEANVNSGSAAHQAQVKQAVTNKLASVAHVQPSQVSINDVGPTWGHEITTKAEYALLAFFLAIAFYITLRFEWKMAVAAIVAVIHDILVTAGIYSLSGLQVTPATVVAFLTILGYSLYDTIVVFDRVQENTKGLASTGRLTYSDVVNLSMNQTLMRSINTSFVALLPILSILVIGAQFLGAKPLQEFGLALFIGLASGAYSSIFIASPLLAMMKEREGRYATIRQRLSARGEAMTLLTPAAAAAARGGGSQPGALVRAGSGAGRGGRAGHAEADGAAVTGDGGRPGEDGVAAESTDGAGQGPAPTGRPRPSSTRGRPSGRRSSPRPRKKGKRR; via the coding sequence GTGAGCGAGGGGAGGGGCGGGCTGCGCGGCCTGTGGTCGCGCCTGTACCGGGGCGAGACCGCCTTCGACTTCGTCGGCAAGCGGTGGCGCTGGTTCCTGCTGTCGGCCGTGGTGATCATCGTGGGGTCCGTCTCGCTCGGCGTGAAGGGCCTCAACTTCGGCATCGAGTTCAAGGGCGGCACGTCCTGGCAGGTGGTGGCGCCCAACGTCAGCGTGAGCCAGGCCCGTTCGGCCGTGGGCTCGGTGGGAGTGCCCGATCCCACCATCACGGTGCTCGGCGGGAAGACGCTCGATGTGGAGGCCAACGTCAACTCGGGCTCAGCCGCCCACCAGGCCCAGGTGAAGCAGGCCGTCACCAACAAGCTGGCGTCGGTGGCCCACGTGCAGCCGTCCCAGGTCAGCATCAACGACGTGGGCCCGACGTGGGGCCACGAGATCACGACCAAGGCCGAGTACGCGCTCTTGGCCTTCTTCCTGGCCATCGCCTTCTACATCACGCTGCGCTTCGAGTGGAAGATGGCGGTGGCGGCCATCGTGGCGGTCATCCACGACATCCTCGTGACCGCCGGGATCTACTCCTTGTCGGGGTTGCAGGTCACCCCGGCCACGGTGGTGGCGTTCCTCACCATCCTTGGGTACTCGCTGTACGACACCATCGTGGTGTTCGACCGCGTCCAGGAGAACACGAAGGGATTGGCGTCGACGGGTCGGCTCACGTACAGCGACGTGGTCAACCTCTCCATGAACCAGACGCTGATGCGCTCGATCAACACGTCGTTCGTGGCCCTGCTGCCCATCCTGTCGATCCTCGTGATCGGGGCCCAGTTCCTCGGGGCCAAGCCCCTGCAGGAGTTCGGCCTGGCCCTGTTCATCGGCCTGGCCAGCGGGGCCTACTCCTCGATCTTCATCGCCTCCCCGTTGCTCGCCATGATGAAGGAGCGCGAGGGTCGCTACGCCACGATCCGACAGCGGCTGAGCGCACGGGGCGAGGCCATGACGCTGCTCACGCCGGCGGCGGCGGCCGCCGCTCGGGGGGGCGGCAGCCAACCGGGGGCCCTGGTGCGAGCCGGGTCTGGGGCCGGACGGGGCGGTCGCGCCGGGCACGCGGAAGCGGACGGCGCCGCCGTCACTGGCGATGGCGGGAGGCCCGGCGAGGACGGTGTGGCAGCGGAATCGACAGACGGTGCCGGCCAAGGACCCGCGCCCACCGGTCGGCCCCGACCGAGCTCGACCAGGGGGCGTCCGTCGGGTCGCCGCTCGTCGCCTCGCCCTCGAAAGAAGGGCAAACGGCGATAG
- the yajC gene encoding preprotein translocase subunit YajC, which yields MEILLFLPLLLILMYVLLIRPQQQRVRQQQALVSSIDVGDEVVTVSGIVGHVEAIEEDRVYIEVAPGVTIAMLRQALGRKVEHPTESDESDESDESDAADVAHEVDDTNEVDDERHEGSHDERAQGSGRHRDDNGPEEIAG from the coding sequence ATGGAAATCCTCCTCTTCCTGCCCCTGCTACTCATCTTGATGTACGTCCTGCTCATTCGCCCCCAGCAGCAACGCGTCCGCCAGCAGCAGGCCCTGGTCTCGTCCATCGACGTCGGTGACGAGGTCGTGACGGTCAGCGGCATCGTCGGCCACGTCGAGGCGATCGAGGAGGACCGCGTCTATATCGAGGTGGCTCCCGGCGTGACGATCGCCATGCTGCGCCAGGCGCTGGGCCGCAAGGTGGAGCATCCGACGGAGTCCGACGAGTCCGACGAGTCCGACGAGTCAGACGCGGCGGACGTCGCCCACGAGGTCGACGACACCAACGAGGTCGACGACGAGCGTCACGAAGGCTCCCACGATGAGCGGGCTCAGGGTTCGGGCCGCCACCGGGACGACAACGGACCCGAGGAGATCGCCGGGTAG
- the secD gene encoding protein translocase subunit SecD, with amino-acid sequence MRRRLMVWAIGTVLVCLGALGAVIGLGYSPALGLDLQGGVSVVYQPAHQVPQDQLDQAISIIRNRVDALGVAEPNIARQGNNIIIQLPGVKDQQRAIQIVGQTAQLFFRPVLCTAPPFTPPAPGQPPPPAGPPSCSSAAGGQADPTLASVPSTPKGGDVSQSNVLLPQINSTTRYVLGPAILNGSIIKSASAAVPQNGGGWQVNFTLTSSGSPKFDQLAQQNYQKQVAIELDGTVQSAPTINAQSFGGQGQITGSFNESSAKNLALILRYGALPVQLNQQTVTTVSPTLGHDSLHAGLVAGLVGLGLVMLYMIAYYRALGMIVVAGLGLTAALLWAIVSYLGHSNGLALDLSGVIGIIVSIGITVDSYVVYFERLKDEIRSGKTIRSSVDRGFRSAFRTVLAADAVSFIGAAILYWLSVGAVRGFAFYLGLSTLLDVIITFTFTRPMVVMVGRNRFFTEARWLGVASGLASTPAPKADGAPARPPARTPA; translated from the coding sequence TTGAGACGGCGCCTGATGGTGTGGGCCATCGGGACGGTGCTGGTGTGCCTGGGGGCACTGGGGGCCGTGATCGGCCTCGGGTACTCGCCGGCTCTGGGGCTGGACCTCCAGGGCGGTGTGTCGGTGGTCTACCAGCCGGCCCATCAGGTCCCCCAGGACCAGCTCGACCAGGCCATCTCGATCATCCGCAACCGGGTGGACGCCCTCGGCGTGGCCGAGCCCAACATCGCCCGCCAGGGCAACAACATCATCATCCAGCTTCCGGGCGTCAAGGACCAGCAGCGCGCCATCCAGATCGTGGGTCAGACGGCGCAGCTGTTCTTCCGCCCGGTGCTGTGCACGGCTCCGCCGTTCACGCCTCCGGCACCGGGCCAGCCCCCTCCGCCTGCGGGGCCGCCGTCCTGCTCGTCGGCCGCCGGCGGGCAGGCCGACCCCACTCTCGCCAGCGTGCCCAGCACGCCCAAGGGCGGCGACGTATCGCAAAGCAACGTCCTGTTGCCGCAGATCAACTCGACGACCCGCTACGTCCTCGGCCCGGCCATCCTCAACGGGAGCATCATCAAGAGCGCGAGCGCCGCCGTGCCCCAGAACGGCGGCGGGTGGCAGGTCAACTTCACCCTGACCAGCTCGGGATCGCCGAAGTTCGACCAGCTCGCCCAGCAGAACTACCAGAAGCAGGTGGCCATCGAGCTCGACGGGACCGTTCAGTCGGCGCCGACGATCAACGCCCAGAGCTTCGGCGGCCAGGGCCAGATCACCGGGAGCTTCAACGAGTCGTCGGCCAAGAACCTGGCCCTGATCCTGCGCTACGGCGCCCTGCCGGTCCAGCTCAACCAGCAGACCGTCACCACCGTGTCGCCCACCCTGGGCCATGACTCGCTGCACGCCGGGTTGGTGGCCGGTCTCGTGGGGCTGGGCCTGGTGATGCTGTACATGATCGCCTACTACCGGGCCCTCGGGATGATCGTGGTCGCGGGACTGGGCCTCACCGCCGCACTGCTCTGGGCGATCGTGTCATACCTGGGCCACAGCAACGGCCTCGCCCTCGACCTGTCAGGCGTGATCGGCATCATCGTGTCCATCGGCATCACGGTCGACTCCTACGTCGTCTACTTCGAGCGATTGAAGGACGAGATACGGTCGGGCAAGACGATCCGGTCGTCGGTGGACAGGGGCTTCCGCTCCGCCTTCCGCACCGTACTGGCGGCCGACGCGGTGTCGTTCATCGGTGCCGCCATCCTCTACTGGCTGAGCGTCGGCGCCGTCCGCGGCTTCGCCTTCTACCTGGGCCTGTCCACCCTGCTCGACGTCATCATCACGTTCACCTTCACCCGGCCCATGGTTGTCATGGTCGGCCGCAACCGGTTCTTCACCGAGGCCCGGTGGCTGGGCGTGGCCAGCGGTCTGGCGTCAACGCCTGCGCCCAAGGCCGATGGCGCCCCCGCCCGGCCTCCGGCGAGGACTCCGGCGTGA